From a single Arachis hypogaea cultivar Tifrunner chromosome 3, arahy.Tifrunner.gnm2.J5K5, whole genome shotgun sequence genomic region:
- the LOC112779024 gene encoding uncharacterized protein, whose product MQELRHRVQNLERELAARSRSHRDVSHSRDDASQSHTLTRSPSRRLESRERSPTKRNEAHTQATSQPHQGRSEGRGESQSGKAKKQQEPIIMGTTPFHPSILKVWLSKNFDKPTDMRYEGTKDPHEHLTAFEVRMNLEGVSDAVRCRAFPVTLAGPSIRCFLARFTTRIAKAKHPINFLGVTQKPREPTRKFLDRFNDKCLEIDGLTDSVTSLCLTNDLLNEDFRKHLTTKHVWTMQEIQSVAKEYMNDEEVSQVVAANKRQLPNPSARQVTQVDRYMEALRDGTPAKQHKQPPRVGRFTNYTPLTVPIVEVYQQIVDKGILSRPRPLKERMGGNKSLYCNYHKDFGHKT is encoded by the exons ATGCAGGAACTCAGACACAGAGTACAAAACCTAGAACGAGAGCTGGCAGCGAGGAGCCGATCCCACAGAGACGTTAGCCACTCCCGCGATGATGCCAGCCAATCTCACACCCTCACCCGATCTCCTTCCCGAAGACTAGAGAGCCGAGAAAGGAGTCCAACAAAGCGCAACGAGGCACACACACAGGCGACCTCTCAACCTCACCAAGGCAGGTCCGAGGGCCGCGGGGAATCCCAAAGTGGGAAAGCCAAGAAACAACAAGAACCCATAATCATGGGGACCACCCCCTTCCACCCCTCAATCCTCAAGGTCTGGCTTTCGAAGAATTtcgacaagccaacggacatgaggtacgaggGGACCAAGGATCCACATGAGCACCTAACAGCTTTTGAAGTAAGAATGAACTTGGAAGGAGTTAGCGATGCAGTCAGATGCCGAGCATTCCCTGTGACACTGGCCGGCCCATCGATTCGATG CTTTTTGGCTCGGTTCACGACACGCATAGCCAAGGCAAAACACCCGATTAACTTTCTAGGGGTCACCCAGAAACCCAGGGAACCGACCAGAAAGTTTTTGGACAGGTTCAACGACAAATGTTTGGAAATTGACGGCCTCACAGACTCGGTCACTAGTCTTTGCCTAACAAACGACCTGCTAAACGAGGACTTTAGGAAGCACCTCACAACTAAGCATGTGTGGACTATGCAAGAAATTCAAAGTGTGGCCAAAGAATACATGAATGATGAGGAAGTCAGTCAGGTTGTAGCAGCCAATAAGCGGCAGCTCCCTAACCCTTCAGCTCGGCAGGTCACCCAGGTGGATAGATACATGGAGGCCCTAAGGGACGGAACCCCAGCCAAACAGCACAAACAACCTCCACGGGTGGGAAGGTTCACAAACTACACGCCACTCACGGTGCCCATAGTGGAAGTTTACCAGCAAATTGTGGACAAGGGAATCTTATCCAGACCTAGGCCATTGAAAGAAAGAATGGGAGGCAACAAAAGCCTCTACTGCAACTATCACAAGGATTTTGGGCACAAGACCTAA